The Stutzerimonas stutzeri RCH2 genomic interval TGCTGCAAACACTATTCATCGCCGGACTGGGCTACTGGCTCAACCGTCGCTTCCTGGTTCACCATGATGTTGCCGGCCCTTCAGCGATGATCGGTGCTTCGAACTTCTTCGAACTGGCGGTTGCCGTTGCAATCGTGCTCTATGGTTTCAATTCAGGCGCGGCCCTTGCGACCGTAGTTGGCGTATTGATCGAGGTGCCGGTCATGCTCTGGCTGGTGCGCAGCATCAACCGCAGCCGTGACTGGTACAACCGGGCGTTGCCGGCTGATTGAGCTGGATCCACTCACCTTCGCTTGACCCTGATCAGCAGGGCGGCGCGCAGGCTGACTACCATCGATGCAGACGCCTGAGAGGACCACAGACATGGACGGCCCCGCACAAGAGCAGCCTGCCTCGACCAGTGACACACCACTTTCGCTGAGAGCGCACTTGGCTAACTTCTGGCGGGGCCATCCCACCGAAGCCAAAGTGCTGCTCGGAATGTGCGCGGCGTTCCTGCTGATCTTCTTCCTGCCGATGGGCCAGCCCCGTTTCGAAAACGCGGTACTGGAAGGCCTGCGCCTGACGCAGTGGTACGCCCGTGAACATGTGATTCTCTGCCTGCTGCCAGCCTTCGTCATCGCGGGCGCAATGGCCGTCTACATCAGCCAGGGCGCCGTGATGAAGCACCTTGGTCCGGCTTCGCCGAAGCCCGTGGCGTTCGGTGTGGCATCCATCGCCGGCACGCTGCTGGCGGTGTGCTCCTGCACCGTATTGCCGCTGTTTGGCGGCATCTACAGGCGCGGTGCCGGCCTGGGTGCAGCAATCGCCTTTCTCTATTCGGGGCCGGCGATCAACGTCATGGCCATCGTAGTCACCGCCAAGGTGCTTGGCGCCGAGCTCGGGATCGCTCGAGCCGTTGGTGCCATCGTGTTCGCCTTGGTAATCGGCGCCATCATGCACCTGCTCTACCGCCGCGAGGAGGCTGCACGCGCGGCCAAAAGTGCCCGCGGTTTCGCCGGCGACGACGACGGGCACCCGCTCGGCGACATCGTCGCCTTGTTCAGCTTGATGATCGGCATTCTGGTATTCGCCAACTGGGCCAGCGCGGAGAACTCGGCCTGGATGGCCGTGCATGCCTGGAAGTGGCCGATCACCGCAACCCTCGCCATCTTGCTGGCGTCATTACTGGTGCGTCGCTGGAACTGGTCGGTACGACCGTTGCTCATGATTGGCGCGCTGGTCGCTGCGAGCGCTCTGCTTGCGCCTCAGTGG includes:
- a CDS encoding permease; translated protein: MANFWRGHPTEAKVLLGMCAAFLLIFFLPMGQPRFENAVLEGLRLTQWYAREHVILCLLPAFVIAGAMAVYISQGAVMKHLGPASPKPVAFGVASIAGTLLAVCSCTVLPLFGGIYRRGAGLGAAIAFLYSGPAINVMAIVVTAKVLGAELGIARAVGAIVFALVIGAIMHLLYRREEAARAAKSARGFAGDDDGHPLGDIVALFSLMIGILVFANWASAENSAWMAVHAWKWPITATLAILLASLLVRRWNWSVRPLLMIGALVAASALLAPQWPELAMVIGIAGLMLQASRQNAASQEWVGQSWDFTKQIMPLLLGGVLIAGMLLGRPGHEGLIPSEWVVWAVGDNSFTSTLLASVLGAFMYFSTLTEVPIVEGLLGAGMGKGPALAILLAGPALSLPNMLVIRTVLGTQKTIVYCSLVVVMATLSGYLYGQLM